The Megalopta genalis isolate 19385.01 chromosome 12, iyMegGena1_principal, whole genome shotgun sequence genome window below encodes:
- the LOC117217478 gene encoding uncharacterized protein LOC117217478 isoform X1 — protein sequence MDVGDLSSSAGLAGSGSIPGATGVGIITSTTSATAGWWTPTSTIASAAANTDVMNQLCRVCGEPAAGFHFGAFTCEGCKSFFGRTYNNPSSINECKNNGVCVINKKNRTACKACRLHKCLNVGMSKSGSRYGRRSNWFKIHCLLQEQSHQAQARLIKDPKSIYEKAFGSLDVANNNNNNNENAGTTSSTNVVGMVTTTTTTANSYHHLHHQQDRFPKRDESVLRLQELPTQLRAPDIPTRPGQDPLLRPVDLVRAPHELLRPEVSRFPIWRGPPFFHPALTHMQLLSGPFFPFQQRFIVPYVNQVGASQMVTSLSSSSSDSVSPRSTPSPKKDEENRSGRDECKDDEGCQRSQMEVAYDKTLAFLRSLGPEQDEPIDLSTKGDPAKKEGVDAASSEEERSMDSEDNELLQDTGPPLDLTRKQDCAKPSESREPEVRDGSDRVGRDRAGSRYSLYIEVPKRSRSREWTRDLGHGAYERTM from the exons ATGGACGTGGGCGATTTGTCGAGCTCGGCAGGATTGGCTGGGAGCGGATCCATCCCTGGTGCAACGGGTGTTGGTATCATTACAAGTACGACATCCGCCACCGCAGGGTGGTGGACGCCTACGTCGACGATCGCCTCGGCAGCGGCCAACACCGACGTG ATGAATCAGCTGTGCAGGGTCTGCGGGGAGCCGGCCGCGGGTTTTCACTTCGGAGCCTTCACGTGCGAAGGTTGCAAG TCGTTCTTCGGCCGCACCTACAACAATCCCAGCAGCATCAACGAATGCAAGAACAACGGTGTGTGCGTGATCAATAAGAAGAACCGCACCGCGTGCAAGGCGTGCCGGCTGCATAAGTGCCTGAATGTGGGCATGTCGAAGTCGGGCTCCCGGTACGGTCGTCGCTCGAACTGGTTCAAGATCCATTGCCTGCTCCAGGAGCAGTCGCACCAGGCGCAGGCGCGCCTGATCAAGGATCCGAAGTCCATCTACGAGAAGGCGTTCGGCTCGCTGGACGTGgcgaacaataacaataacaataacgagAACGCGGGCACGACCAGCTCGACGAACGTAGTCGGCATGGTTACCACGACGACCACCACAGCGAACAGTTACCATCACCTTCATCATCAACAGGATAGGTTTCCGAAGCGGGACGAGTCGGTGCTCAGGCTGCAGGAGCTCCCTACGCAATTAAGAGCGCCGGACATACCGACGAGGCCCGGCCAGGACCCGCTGCTGAGGCCGGTGGACCTGGTGCGGGCACCCCACGAGTTGCTCAGGCCGGAGGTGTCCAGGTTCCCCATATGGCGGGGGCCGCCGTTCTTCCATCCGGCCCTGACGCACATGCAGCTACTGAGCGGACCGTTCTTCCCGTTCCAGCAGCGATTCATTGTCCCTTACGTGAACCAGGTCGGCGCGTCCCAGATGGTCACGAGTCTGAGCAGTTCCTCGAGCGACAGCGTCAGTCCTCGGTCGACGCCGTCCCCGAAGAAGGACGAGGAGAACAGAAGCGGCCGGGACGAGTGCAAGGATGACGAGGGCTGCCAGAGGAGCCAGATGGAGGTCGCGTACGACAAGACCCTGGCGTTCCTGCGGTCGCTGGGCCCGGAGCAGGACGAGCCCATCGACCTGAGCACGAAGGGCGACCCCGCGAAGAAGGAGGGGGTCGACGCGGCCAGCTCGGAGGAGGAGAGGTCGATGGACAGCGAGGACAACGAGCTCCTCCAGGACACGGGGCCGCCGCTCGATCTCACCAGGAAGCAGGATTGTGCAAAACCGTCCGAGTCTCGGGAACCCGAAGTTCGGGACGGGTCGGATAGAGTCGGGCGGGATCGGGCGGGATCCCGATACTCTCTTTATATCGAGGTGCCGAAACGTTCGAGATCCCGAGAATGGACTCGGGACTTGGGACACGGCGCGTATGAGCGGACAATGTAA
- the LOC117217478 gene encoding uncharacterized protein LOC117217478 isoform X2 produces the protein MNQLCRVCGEPAAGFHFGAFTCEGCKSFFGRTYNNPSSINECKNNGVCVINKKNRTACKACRLHKCLNVGMSKSGSRYGRRSNWFKIHCLLQEQSHQAQARLIKDPKSIYEKAFGSLDVANNNNNNNENAGTTSSTNVVGMVTTTTTTANSYHHLHHQQDRFPKRDESVLRLQELPTQLRAPDIPTRPGQDPLLRPVDLVRAPHELLRPEVSRFPIWRGPPFFHPALTHMQLLSGPFFPFQQRFIVPYVNQVGASQMVTSLSSSSSDSVSPRSTPSPKKDEENRSGRDECKDDEGCQRSQMEVAYDKTLAFLRSLGPEQDEPIDLSTKGDPAKKEGVDAASSEEERSMDSEDNELLQDTGPPLDLTRKQDCAKPSESREPEVRDGSDRVGRDRAGSRYSLYIEVPKRSRSREWTRDLGHGAYERTM, from the exons ATGAATCAGCTGTGCAGGGTCTGCGGGGAGCCGGCCGCGGGTTTTCACTTCGGAGCCTTCACGTGCGAAGGTTGCAAG TCGTTCTTCGGCCGCACCTACAACAATCCCAGCAGCATCAACGAATGCAAGAACAACGGTGTGTGCGTGATCAATAAGAAGAACCGCACCGCGTGCAAGGCGTGCCGGCTGCATAAGTGCCTGAATGTGGGCATGTCGAAGTCGGGCTCCCGGTACGGTCGTCGCTCGAACTGGTTCAAGATCCATTGCCTGCTCCAGGAGCAGTCGCACCAGGCGCAGGCGCGCCTGATCAAGGATCCGAAGTCCATCTACGAGAAGGCGTTCGGCTCGCTGGACGTGgcgaacaataacaataacaataacgagAACGCGGGCACGACCAGCTCGACGAACGTAGTCGGCATGGTTACCACGACGACCACCACAGCGAACAGTTACCATCACCTTCATCATCAACAGGATAGGTTTCCGAAGCGGGACGAGTCGGTGCTCAGGCTGCAGGAGCTCCCTACGCAATTAAGAGCGCCGGACATACCGACGAGGCCCGGCCAGGACCCGCTGCTGAGGCCGGTGGACCTGGTGCGGGCACCCCACGAGTTGCTCAGGCCGGAGGTGTCCAGGTTCCCCATATGGCGGGGGCCGCCGTTCTTCCATCCGGCCCTGACGCACATGCAGCTACTGAGCGGACCGTTCTTCCCGTTCCAGCAGCGATTCATTGTCCCTTACGTGAACCAGGTCGGCGCGTCCCAGATGGTCACGAGTCTGAGCAGTTCCTCGAGCGACAGCGTCAGTCCTCGGTCGACGCCGTCCCCGAAGAAGGACGAGGAGAACAGAAGCGGCCGGGACGAGTGCAAGGATGACGAGGGCTGCCAGAGGAGCCAGATGGAGGTCGCGTACGACAAGACCCTGGCGTTCCTGCGGTCGCTGGGCCCGGAGCAGGACGAGCCCATCGACCTGAGCACGAAGGGCGACCCCGCGAAGAAGGAGGGGGTCGACGCGGCCAGCTCGGAGGAGGAGAGGTCGATGGACAGCGAGGACAACGAGCTCCTCCAGGACACGGGGCCGCCGCTCGATCTCACCAGGAAGCAGGATTGTGCAAAACCGTCCGAGTCTCGGGAACCCGAAGTTCGGGACGGGTCGGATAGAGTCGGGCGGGATCGGGCGGGATCCCGATACTCTCTTTATATCGAGGTGCCGAAACGTTCGAGATCCCGAGAATGGACTCGGGACTTGGGACACGGCGCGTATGAGCGGACAATGTAA